The Verrucomicrobiota bacterium genomic sequence GTGTGAAATTGCCCCAGTCTTGCTCAAAGATAAAGTCGATTATTGTGAATGGCCTCCGCCACTGTGGGCGGCACCAGCCAATCAATCGGCAAACGGCCTTTCACCCTCGCCCGGATTTGTGAAGAAGAAACACCTAGCGGGAAACCAATTAGCGTCCGTCCGCGAAACGGCGCCGGCAGCGGCGCCGATTTCTCCCCCGGACGGGGAATCACGACAAACTCGACGAGCTTTGCCAGTTCACCGGCTTCACGCCACTTCGGCAATTGCGCGATGTGATCGGCGCCAATCAGATAAAAAAGTTTCGCCTGCGGAAATCGCCGGGTGTAGTCGCGCACCGTGTCGATGCTGTAGGAGACGCCGCCGCGGGTGATTTCCTGGTCGTCGATTTCACAAAACATTTGTCCAGCCAATGCAAGTCGCAGAAGACGCAATCGAAGTGGTGCCGGCGTTGGTTCGATCGCCGGCTTGAACGGCGATTGCGCCGCCGGAATGAAGTACAGTCGCGTCAACTCCAGTTCCTCCCGTGCCGCCTGCGCCACCAGCAGATGGCCGAGATGAACCGGATCAAATGAACCGCCGAATAAACCGAGTTTCATTTAACGTAGCCGCGTTCCAGAGATCGCGGGAAATTCTTTGCCGCAAAGTTAACAACACCGCCGCACGCCCTGGAAGCGTTGCTCCGTCGTTTCAACGTAAATCTTTTGCACTGACTTTTCTGCGTGCGTGTCGCACTCGCAAACTTGTTTCTGCGCCCGCGCCAGTTGCGCCTCGCCGGACAGTTCCTTCGCCAGCGCCAACGCCAGCGCCGCCGTGCCCGCCACGCCGCTGAATCCACGCCCGCCTTCCGCCACCGCGTAATCCGGCAACCAGACCGGCTCGCTCTCGCGCAACACGGCCGTCCGGCGTCGCGCCAGCAGCAACATCCACTCCCAGACACTCAGGAGCACAATGGCCGACACCAACAGGAGAAACACACCTGCAACAACCGCATCGATGATCTGGTTCGCATAAAGTCGGATGTTCGTCTTCATTGCCTTGCTTGCCTGCTCGTATTGGGAACCAGGATGCGCCACGACCACTGCTGCATGAGAGTCGGCAATCTTTTTGTCGAAAACGGCGGCTTGCGCAAGAAATCCAATGCGCGGATCAGAGTGCCAGATTTTTTGAACGCCGGCCGTAAACGTCACCGAGAGCAACCACACGAGCGGTACTAAGGCAATGAGCGCATACCTCATCCGCCATAAAACCCATCGAACTAATAACAACCAGATCATTCCCCAAAGGAAGCCCAATGCCCCGTAGTAGAAGTAGGCTGCGAGGAGCACAATTAAGTTCATCGAAGTCACGTAAAGTTGACGGGCGCCCTTCTTTAGTGCATTGGCGTAATCTCCGTGAGCCAACTGCATCTTTAAGATAATTGTCACCGCCAGACACAGCGCGATGGCCGCCAGCAACTGGTTGGCAATGCCGAACAACGGCCAGAGCGAGTTGATGCCGCCGTACGGATCGCGCACCCCTTGAATCAAGAAATAACCCCACCCCGCGACCATCAACACACTGGCGAGAACGTTGGCCTTCAGATTGCGCGTCTCACCGAGCGGTTTCCAAACGTGACCCAGAAAATCCTGGAGCAGATAACGCCCCACGCGCGTGCCGGCATCGAGCGTGGTGAGGATGAACAGCGCCTCGAACATGATCGCGAAGTGATACCAGAGGTCGAGCCAGCGGCCTTTCGTAGCATTTGAAAAAATATGCGCCATGCCCACGGCGAGCGTCGCCGCGCCACCGGTCCGGCCGAACAAAGTTTTTTCACCGATTTGATCAGCCAGCTTGTCCATCTGTTCGGTCGTCACGGGGAAACCAAGCGCGGTGATGCTCGCCACGGTGGTGGCAGGTTCGCCTTTCACATTCATGCTGAGATACACGCCCGGCTCCAGTGTGCACGCTGCAATCAACGCCATGATGGCCACCAGCGATTCCAGACACATCGCCCCGTAACCGATCGGGCGCGCGTAACCTTCACGCGTGATGAGCTTGGGCGTCGTACCGCTGGAAATGAGCGTGTGAAAACCGGAGATCGCGCCGCACGCGATGGTGATGAAGCAAAAGGGGAACAGTTTTCCCGCAACCACCGGTCCGGAGCCGTCCACGAACTGGGTTAGCGCCGGCATTTGCAGTTCGGGCAGGACGAGAAAAATGCCGAGCGCCAGCGCAAAAATGGTCCCCAATTTCATGAACGTGCTCAGATAATCCCGCGGCGCGAGCAACAGCCACACCGGCAGCACGCTTGCTGCCAGACCGTAAATGATGATCGACCACGCGAGATTGATGTCCTTGAGCGTGAAGGTTTGCGCCCAACCCAACTTATCCGCATGAACAAATTTTCCGCCCCAGACCGCGAGCAGCAAGAGCACGACCCCGATGGCCGAAGCCTCCAGCACTTTGCCGACGCGCACGAAGCGCAGGTAGCCGCCCATGAACATTGCAATCGGAATCGTGGCGCCGACAGTGAACACGCCCCACGGACTTTCTGCCAACGCGCGCACGACGACCAACGCCAGCACGGCCAGCAGAATCACCATGATGGCGAGGATGGCGACCAGCGCGATGTAACCCGCCGGCGTGTTCAACTCTTCCTTGACCATCTGGCCGAGCGATTTGCCATTGCGCCGCATCGAGGCAAACAGGATGACGAAATCCTGCACGGCGCCGCCCAGCAATACGCCAATCAAAATCCAGAGCGTTCCCGGCAGATAACCAAATTGCGCGGCCAGCACGGGGCCAACCAGCGGCCCCGGTCCGGAAATCGCCGCGAAGTGATGGCCGAAGACAATCCATTTGTTCGTTTTGCAAAAATCCTTGCCGTCGTCGTGCACTTCGCAAGGTGTGGCGCGACGGTCGTTGAGCATCAGCACCCGTGTCGCAATCCACTTGGAGTAAAAACGATAGCCGATGGCGTAGGTGGCCAGCGCCGCGATCAGGATGTAAACCGAATTCAATTGCTCGCCGCGCCGCAGCGCCAGCGTCGCGTAAGCCCACGCGCCCAGCAGGGAAATCGTCAGCCAGAGAAGAAACGCAAGCGCTTTTCTCATCTGCTGATTCTCGTCTTTGCTTTGTTCCCGGTCATGAATTGCGCACAGCTTACGGGTTTGAGTGGTCGGGATTCAATCTCCAAGATGGATGGGCAGAGCCAATCAGGCCTTTTTCTGAAACACCAATCCTTCGCTGCCGTCGGCGCTGACCTTGATGCGGTCGCCTGGCTTGAATTCGCCATCGAGTAATTTCATCGCCAGTGGGTCGAGCAGTTTTTCCTGAATCGTGCGTTTCAAGGGTCGCGCGCCAAACTGCGGATCATAGCCCTCCTTGGCCAGCAGTTGTTTGGCGGACTTGGCCACATCGAGGGTGAGTTGCTGCTGCGAAAGGCGCTTCTCCAGCCGCTGCAATTGAATGTCCACGATCACCGCCAACTGTTCTTCGTTGAGACTGTGGAAGATGATGATGTCATCCACTCGATTCAAGAACTCCGGCCGAAAATGTTTCTTCATCTCGACCTGCACGCGCGCTTCCATCTCGCGCAGGTCGGTGGCGGAAGTTTTGCCGTGAAGAAAATATTCCTGAATGATCGGCGAGCCGATGTTGCTGGTCATGATGATGACCGTGTTCTTGAAATCGACCGTGCGCCCCTGGCCGTCGGTGAGCCGACCATCGTCGAGCACCTGGAGCAGCACGTTGAAGACGTCGTGATGCGCCTTTTCAATCTCGTCAAACAGCACCACACTGTATGGCCGGCGGCGAACGGCTTCGCTGAGTTGCCCGCCTTCCTCGAAGCCGACATATCCCGGCGGTGCGCCGATGAGCCGAGCCACGGAGTGTTTCTCCATGTATTCGCTCATGTCGATGCGCGTCATCGCGTTTTCGTCGTCGAACATGAACTCGGCCAAGGCACGGGCCAGTTCGGTTTTGCCGACGCCGGTTGGCCCCATGAAAATGAATGAGCCAATGGGGCGATTCGGATCTTGCAGCCCACTACGCGCGCGACGAACAGCGTTGGCCACGGCGGTGATGGCTTCCTTCTGACCAACAACGCGCTGTTGCAATCGCTCCTCCATGCGCACGAGCTTTTGCCGCTCTCCTTCCAGCATCCGCGTGACCGGAATGCCGGTCCACGACGCGACCACCTGCGCAATGTCCTCTTCCGTCACCTCCTCGTTCAACAACCGCTGACCTGCCGGTTTTTCGTGCAACGCCTTCTCGGCGGCGGCGATCTTCTTTTGCAATTCCGGGATCGTGCCGTGTTTGATTTGCGCGGCGCGATTCAAGTCACCGATGCGCTCAGCTTTCTCCAAATCGAGGCGCGCCTGCTCCAATTGCCCGTTGATGATGCTGACGGCATTGATGGCGGCCTTTTCATTTTGCCACTGCGCTTTGAGCTTGGTGGATTGCTCCTTGAGATTCGCCAGTTCCTTTTCCAGTTTTTTGAGCCGGTCACGCGAGGCTTCGTCCTTTTCCTTCTTCAGCGCCGTCTGCTCGATTTCCAACTGCATGATTTGTCGCTCCAACTGGTCGATCTCCGTCGGCAATGAATCAAGCTCCATCCTCAATCGCGACGCGGCTTCGTCCATCAAGTCCACCGCCTTGTCCGGCAAGAAGCGGTCCGCGATGTAGCGATGCGACAGCGTGGCGGCGGCCACGAGCGCGGCATCCTGAATGCGGATGCCGTGATGGACTTCGTAGCGCTCCTTCAACCCGCGCAGAATGGCGATGGTGGCTTCGACGCTCGGCTCGGCGACATAGACCGGTTGAAACCGCCGCTCCAATGCTGGGTCCTTCTCGATGTGCTTGCGATATTCGTCCAGCGTGGTGGCCCCAATGCAGCGGAGTTCTCCACGAGCCAGTTGCGGCTTGAGCATGTTTGCGGCGTCGGCGGCGCCCTCCGCCTTGCCCGCGCCGACCAGCGTGTGCAATTCGTCGATGAACAAAATGATGCGACCTTCGCTGGAAGTTATTTCCTTGAGAAACGCCTTGAGCCGGTCTTCAAATTCTCCGCGGTACTTCGCGCCGGCAATCATCGCGCCCAAATCCATCGCGACAAGCTTTTTGTCCTTCAAAGATTCCGGCACGTCGCCGCTGACGATGCGCCGCGCCAATCCCTCGGCGATGGCCGTCTTGCCGACGCCGGGATCGCCAATGAGCACGGGATTGTTTTTCGTGCGGCGCGTGAGCACTTGCATCACGCGACGAATTTCATCATCCCGTCCGATCACCGGATCAATCTTGCCCGCGCGCGCGGCAGCGGTGAGGTCGCGCCCGTATTTTTCGAGGGCTTGAAATTTGTCTTCGGGATTCTGGTCGGTGACGCGTTGATTGCCCCGCAGGTCGGCGAGAGCTTTAAGCACTGCATCGCGCGTAAGACCGTTCGCCTTGAACAATTTTGCCAAGGCCGGTCCGCCTTCATTCAGCAAACCGAGCAGCAAATGCTCAGTGCTGATGTAATCGTCCTTAAGCTTGGCGGCTTCGGCCGCGGCGGAATCGAGGACCCTTTTCAACGCTGCGCTAAGAAAGAGATCGGCGGAACTCGTCCCTTGAACTTTGACACGGCGACCCAGTTCACGTTCCAGATCGGCGGTGATTTTAGGAATGGCGACGCCCAGTTTTTGCAGCAGCGACGGAATCAAACTGTCGCTTTGTTGAACGAGCGCCAGGAGGAGATGCTCGTCGTCGAGCTCCTGATGGGAACGTTCATGGGCCAGATCTTGGGCCGCTTGCAAGGCTTCCTGCGCCTTCGTTGTGAACTTGTCCATTTTCATATGCCACCGGGATCGTAGCAAAAGCTTCAAACGCAAGTAACAATTTAATTGGCCTGTGCTTGGATGTTGGACGGGCCTTCGAAATTTCTTGTCGCCACGTTTCCGCACAGCATAATCCTCGTCTGAGAAGCAGGCGGCCAATGTAGCTCAGTGGTAGAGCAACGGTTTCGTAAACCGTAGGTCGTCGGTTCGACCCCGACCATTGGCTCCAGCTCCAGATGCATGTGCATCAAGGAATTAGAAAGAGAGACGGGGCCAACCTCCAGTAAAAGCTCCAGTAGTTTTACTATCAGGTCACAATCCTCGCAGAATCCTGCGAGCATCCGGCCAGTATCTCCTAACGCAGCTTCCCCGACCGTCGGTATCCTCAGAAACCATGAGGATAATTATGAAACTGCGTTACCGTTTGTTCCAACGAAACAACGGAATATTCTTCATCGAGGACCGGGTCACCAGGAAGCAGGAAAGCCTTCGAACGAAGCTCAAAGAGGCCGCGCGACGGATTTTCAACGCCCGCAACGAGGCGCATCAACAACCGGCGATCAATCTTCAAATTGCGCGA encodes the following:
- the nadD gene encoding nicotinate (nicotinamide) nucleotide adenylyltransferase, with protein sequence MKLGLFGGSFDPVHLGHLLVAQAAREELELTRLYFIPAAQSPFKPAIEPTPAPLRLRLLRLALAGQMFCEIDDQEITRGGVSYSIDTVRDYTRRFPQAKLFYLIGADHIAQLPKWREAGELAKLVEFVVIPRPGEKSAPLPAPFRGRTLIGFPLGVSSSQIRARVKGRLPIDWLVPPTVAEAIHNNRLYL
- the clpB gene encoding ATP-dependent chaperone ClpB, translating into MKMDKFTTKAQEALQAAQDLAHERSHQELDDEHLLLALVQQSDSLIPSLLQKLGVAIPKITADLERELGRRVKVQGTSSADLFLSAALKRVLDSAAAEAAKLKDDYISTEHLLLGLLNEGGPALAKLFKANGLTRDAVLKALADLRGNQRVTDQNPEDKFQALEKYGRDLTAAARAGKIDPVIGRDDEIRRVMQVLTRRTKNNPVLIGDPGVGKTAIAEGLARRIVSGDVPESLKDKKLVAMDLGAMIAGAKYRGEFEDRLKAFLKEITSSEGRIILFIDELHTLVGAGKAEGAADAANMLKPQLARGELRCIGATTLDEYRKHIEKDPALERRFQPVYVAEPSVEATIAILRGLKERYEVHHGIRIQDAALVAAATLSHRYIADRFLPDKAVDLMDEAASRLRMELDSLPTEIDQLERQIMQLEIEQTALKKEKDEASRDRLKKLEKELANLKEQSTKLKAQWQNEKAAINAVSIINGQLEQARLDLEKAERIGDLNRAAQIKHGTIPELQKKIAAAEKALHEKPAGQRLLNEEVTEEDIAQVVASWTGIPVTRMLEGERQKLVRMEERLQQRVVGQKEAITAVANAVRRARSGLQDPNRPIGSFIFMGPTGVGKTELARALAEFMFDDENAMTRIDMSEYMEKHSVARLIGAPPGYVGFEEGGQLSEAVRRRPYSVVLFDEIEKAHHDVFNVLLQVLDDGRLTDGQGRTVDFKNTVIIMTSNIGSPIIQEYFLHGKTSATDLREMEARVQVEMKKHFRPEFLNRVDDIIIFHSLNEEQLAVIVDIQLQRLEKRLSQQQLTLDVAKSAKQLLAKEGYDPQFGARPLKRTIQEKLLDPLAMKLLDGEFKPGDRIKVSADGSEGLVFQKKA